In the Dioscorea cayenensis subsp. rotundata cultivar TDr96_F1 chromosome 12, TDr96_F1_v2_PseudoChromosome.rev07_lg8_w22 25.fasta, whole genome shotgun sequence genome, one interval contains:
- the LOC120273086 gene encoding uncharacterized protein LOC120273086 encodes MALSQTAHFALAVAFFGSLAFILGVIAENKKPPFGTPIPGKGVIVCSYPSDPTIALGILSVVCLFVSTAIGFVSVFYPYKGKPIEKKVLFQNTTLLVFFIIAMAVFALAEGMMMWATITEGLHLSRKVHHDLQTKCPTAKTGLFGGAAFLALDAALFWLVCQMLTQNVRADHFEEDDPKGDYGQVLATDYDTNGLGQAGGKV; translated from the exons ATGGCTCTTAGTCAGACTGCTCATTTTGCTCTTGCTGTGGCATTCTTTGGATCACTGGCTTTTATTTTGGGCGTAATTGCTGAAAATAAGAAG CCGCCTTTCGGAACGCCAATTCCAGGAAAAGGTGTGATTGTTTGCAGCTACCCGAGCGATCCGACTATCGCATTGGGTATCTTATCTGTAGTGTGTCTTTTCGTTTCAACAGCCATTGGCTTTGTTTCTGTGTTCTACCCATACAAAGGGAAGCCTATTGAAAAGAAGGTTTTGTTCCAGAATACTACATTGCTTGTATTCTTCATTATTGCGAT GGCAGTGTTTGCTCTAGCTGAGGGAATGATGATGTGGGCTACCATCACCGAAGGCCTTCATCTATCCCGCAAAGTGCATCATGATCTTCAGACAAAATGCCCGACTGCGAAGACCGGCCTCTTTGGCGGAGCAGCATTCTTGGCTCTTGATGCTGCTCTGTTCTGGCTTGTCTGCCAAATGCTGACACAGAATGTGAGGGCTGATCACTTCGAAGAGGACGATCCGAAAGGTGACTATGGGCAAGTGCTTGCCACCGATTACGACACCAATGGACTCGGCCAGGCAGGAGGCAAAGTGTGA
- the LOC120273693 gene encoding protein IN2-1 homolog B-like has translation MHILTPPSSRIPTHTKKVKRLRTRMATLSSGFVKEVLPPVLDSTSSPPNLFDGTTRLYVSYICPYAQRTWIARNVKGLQEKIKLVPIDLQNRPSWYKEKVYPGNKVPSLEHNNEVKGESLDLIKYIDEQFEGPALLPDDPAKREFAEELFSYSDTFNLVNYKAFTSTGDVEKEIGPAYDKIEDALSKFDDGPFFLGPFSLVDIAYAPFIERFQTFWLEVKNYDITKGRPKLDLWIKESNNIDAYTQTRHDPQELLAVTKKRFGIE, from the exons ATGCATATATTAACTCCACCAAGCTCTCGAATCCCAACACACACGAAAAAGGTTAAGAGATTGAGAACGAGAATGGCAACACTGTCAAGCGG ATTTGTGAAGGAAGTGCTGCCTCCTGTGTTGGATTCCACTTCCAGTCCACCAAATTTGTTTGATGGAACAACGAG GTTGTATGTATCTTATATATGTCCTTATGCCCAACGCACTTGGATTGCTAGAAACGTCAAG GGATTGCAGGAGAAGATAAAATTGGTCCCTATTGATCTGCAAAATAGGCCTTCTTGGTACAAGGAGAAAGTTTACCCTGGAAATAAG GTACCTTCTTTGGAGCATAACAATGAGGTAAAAGGAGAGAGTTTGGATTTGATCAAATATATTGATGAGCAGTTTGAAGGCCCTGCTTTGCTTCCTGAT GATCCTGCAAAGAGGGAGTTTGCCGAGGAATTGTTCTCTTACTCGGACACCTTCAATCTTGTTAATTATAAAGCCTTTACTTCCACTGGAGATGTGGAGAAAGAAATTG GTCCTGCTTATGATAAGATAGAGGATGCGCTGTCGAAATTTGATGATGGGCCTTTCTTTCTCGGTCCATTCAGTCTG GTGGATATAGCATATGCCCCATTTATTGAAAGATTTCAAACTTTCTGGTTGGAGGTTAAGAACTATGATATTACCAAAGGCAGGCCCAAGCTGGATTTATGGATTAAG GAGTCAAACAACATAGATGCCTACACTCAAACCCGCCATGATCCTCAGGAGCTGCTTGCCGTAACTAAGAAGCGATTTGGA ATTGAATAA
- the LOC120273307 gene encoding receptor-like protein EIX1, whose protein sequence is MTPVVDDATWLSHLSSLKYVTMNGVGLTRVTNIMQSINNLPHLEEVYLRQCSIDSLPQSIPNLNFTSLTIMDIGKNLLHNTSIPDWLFRIPNLVVLKMDWCGFNGTIPSSIGNATTLEFLDLQWNQYMSGDIPRELGNLCKIQQLNFGGYTFSGQSLVDFENAFSGCIKNSLSVLSFYGSYMTGHLPDWLGDLRNITKLVLSLNYFSGSIPESLGRLSRLQFMDLSFNNLNGTIPISIGRLSSLQSLNLEQNQLNGVIPESLGQLSELEILALGSNNFNFSVITEAHFANLTSLKNLYLSDLVLNISSNWLPRFKADIIDLSSCKVGPKFPAWLENQVNLSTLMMSSAWIEDSMPDWFWNITYNMTLLDLTYNKISGSLPSHLNFQPQLRSVILYLGFNLFEGSVPNFPPNVAILDLTSNALSGTIPSDIGEVMNSSQLLLLSFSSNNLHGGIPNSLCNFPNLHILDLSNNNHLTGEIPDCWNNSQALGYLNLANNMLEGDLPISLGSLQSLQVLDLNNNSLHGEFPSFLKNCTSLITIDLGHNKFSGKIPTWVNQDMISLMILNLGSNDFSGDLPLLSNLTLLHFLDLSYNSFTGTIPKSYGNFSNMVNVIDNEGASFSEYSDYSLWTSFSKASLWTSFNTYVAVSAGASFSMPSLWTSC, encoded by the coding sequence ATGACGCCAGTAGTTGATGATGCCACATGGCTATctcatctttcttctttgaaatATGTAACCATGAATGGTGTGGGACTAACTAGAGTAACAAACATCATGCAATCTATCAACAATCTTCCCCACCTCGAAGAAGTTTATCTAAGGCAGTGCTCCATAGACAGTCTTCCTCAGTCTATCCCAAATCTCAACTTCACATCCTTAACTATCATGGACATTGGAAAGAACTTATTGCATAACACTAGTATTCCAGACTGGCTTTTCAGAATACCCAACCTGGTTGTTTTGAAAATGGACTGGTGTGGCTTCAATGGCACCATCCCTTCCTCCATTGGCAATGCAACAACGCTTGAGTTTCTAGACTTGCAGTGGAACCAGTACATGTCTGGTGACATTCCAAGAGAGCTTGGGAACCTCTGCAAAATCCAGCAACTTAATTTTGGTGGTTATACATTCTCTGGTCAGAGCTTGGTGGATTTTGAAAATGCATTTTCTGGATGCATCAAGAACAGTTTGAGTGTGTTATCATTCTATGGTAGCTACATGACAGGTCATTTGCCGGACTGGTTGGGTGATCTCAgaaacatcactaagcttgttCTTTCGCTGAATTACTTCTCTGGCTCCATCCCTGAGTCTCTTGGAAGACTTTCAAGGCTGCAATTCATGGATCTTTCATTCAATAATTTGAATGGCACAATCCCTATCTCCATTGGGAGACTGTCATCACTGCAATCTTTGAACCTTGAACAAAATCAGTTGAATGGTGTTATTCCTGAGAGTTTGGGACAGCTATCAGAACTAGAAATTTTGGCTCTCGGAAGCAACAACTTCAACTTTTCAGTCATCACTGAAGCTCACTTTGCTAATCTTACCAGTCTCAAGAATTTATACCTAAGTGACTTAGTTCTTAATATAAGCTCTAATTGGCTTCCCAGGTTTAAAGCTGACATCATAGACTTGAGCTCCTGCAAAGTGGGGCCCAAGTTTCCTGCATGGCTGGAAAACCAGGTGAACCTTTCAACACTGATGATGTCTAGTGCTTGGATCGAGGACTCCATGCCTGACTGGTTCTGGAACATCACATACAACATGACTCTCTTGGATCTCACTTACAATAAGATCAGTGGAAGCTTGCCTTCTCACTTGAACTTTCAACCTCAACTGCGGAGTGTTATTCTTTACCTGGGCTTCAATCTCTTTGAGGGTTCTGTGCCTAATTTTCCTCCTAATGTTGCAATTCTGGACTTAACCAGCAACGCACTCTCAGGAACCATTCCTTCTGACATTGGTGAAGTGATGAATTCATCTCAACTCTtgctcctctctttctcttcaaaCAACCTGCACGGTGGCATTCCAAATTCTCTTTGTAACTTCCCAAACCTTCACATTCTAGACCTGTCGAATAATAATCATTTGACAGGAGAGATCCCAGATTGCTGGAACAATTCACAAGCACTGGGATACCTGAACCTGGCTAACAACATGCTCGAAGGTGATCTTCCAATTTCTTTAGGTTCTCTTCAATCACTTCAAGTGTTGGACTTAAACAATAATAGTTTGCATGGAGAGTTTCCATCTTTTCTAAAGAACTGTACTTCTCTGATCACTATTGATCTTGGTCACAACAAGTTCAGCGGTAAAATACCAACTTGGGTGAACCAAGACATGATTTCACTCATGATACTCAACTTGGGATCAAATGATTTCTCAGGTGATTTACCTTTATTATCTAATCTCACTCTGCTTCATTTCTTGGATCTTTCCTATAATAGTTTCACAGGAACTATACCGAAATCTTACGGCAACTTCAGTAACATGGTGAATGTTATTGACAATGAAGGAGCATCATTTTCTGAGTACAGTGACTACAGTCTGTGGACATCATTTTCTAAGGCCAGTCTCTGGACATCATTCAACACATATGTTGCTGTCAGTGCTGGAGCATCATTTTCTATGCCAAGTCTGTGGACATCATGTTAG
- the LOC120273680 gene encoding ankyrin repeat-containing protein ITN1-like produces MGLQIEKGVRDLEMGLTTPSPSTSATSSLPSPSPAPSPTTAPALVLSNSGKRMDQSGKKKYVKQVTGRHNDTELHIAAKRGDLAAVRQILREIDAQMTGTASGADFDAEVAEIRSAMVNEVNEVDETALFAAAERGFLDVVVELLKYSDRESIARKNRSEYDALHAAAKEGHKDVVQVLLDHDPTLSKTFGPSNTTPLIQAATRGHTEVVNLLLEQDSSMIELSKANGKNALHFAARQGHVDIVKALLDKDPQLARRTDKKGQTALHMAVKGTNCDVVKSLVEADPAIVMLPDKFGNTALHVATRKKRAEIVSVLLLLPDTHVNALTRDHKTAYDIAEGLALSEESADIKECLARYGAVRANELNQPRDELRKTVTEIKKDVHTQLEQTRKTNKNVHGIAKELRKLHREGINNATNSVTVVAVLFATVAFAAIFTVPGGNLNNGVAVAINTVSFKVFFIFNAIALFTSLAVVVVQITLVRGETKSERRVVGVINKLMWLASVCTTVAFIASSYIVVGRRFQWAAILVTLIGGVIMAGVLGTMTYFVVKSKRSRSIRKRRKSSRSGSNSWHPNSEFSDSDINPIYAI; encoded by the exons ATGGGCCTCCAAATCGAGAAGG GAGTGAGGGATCTGGAGATGGGGTTGACGACGCCGTCGCCGAGCACGTCGGCGACATCATCGTTGCCTTCTCCTTCGCCTGCGCCGTCGCCGACGACGGCGCCGGCGTTGGTGCTGTCGAACTCCGGGAAACGGATGGATCAGTCGGGGAAGAAGAAGTATGTGAAACAAGTCACGGGGAGGCACAACGATACTGAGCTCCACATAGCGGCCAAACGCGGGGACCTCGCTGCTGTGCGCCAGATACTCAGAGAGATTGATGCGCAGATGACGGGGACTGCTAGCGGGGCTGATTTCGATGCTGAGGTCGCGGAAATCCGGTCAGCGATGGTCAATGAGGTAAACGAGGTTGATGAGACGGCGCTCTTTGCTGCTGCTGAGAGAGGGTTTCTGGATGTTGTGGTTGAGCTGTTGAAGTACTCGGATAGAGAGAGCATAGCGAGAAAGAACCGATCAGAGTATGATGCGCTTCATGCGGCCGCCAAAGAAGGGCATAAAG ATGTTGTCCAGGTGCTTCTAGACCATGACCCAACATTAAGCAAAACATTTGGCCCTTCAAATACAACTCCCCTGATTCAAGCTGCTACAAGGGGCCATACTGAGGTGGTTAATCTACTATTAGAACAGGACTCTAGCATGATTGAGTTATCTAAAGCCAACGGCAAAAATGCTCTGCATTTTGCTGCCCGGCAAGGACATGTTGATATTGTGAAAGCGTTGCTTGATAAAGATCCACAGCTTGCCCGAAGGACCGACAAGAAAGGACAAACTGCTTTACACATGGCAGTGAAAGGAACAAATTGTGATGTTGTTAAATCTCTTGTAGAGGCTGATCCTGCTATAGTGATGCTACCAGACAAGTTTGGAAATACAGCCTTGCATGTggcaacaagaaaaaaaagagcaGAG ATAGTAAGTGTTCTTTTACTCCTTCCAGACACCCATGTGAATGCTTTGACGCGAGATCACAAAACAGCCTATGACATTGCTGAAGGACTCGCCCTTTCTGAAGAATCTGCTGACATAAAGGAATGTTTAGCACGTTATGGTGCAGTCAGAGCAAATGAGCTAAATCAACCCAGAGATGAACTGAGGAAGACTGTAACTGAAATTAAGAAGGATGTTCATACACAGCTGGAACAGACGAGGAAAACCAATAAGAATGTCCATGGCATTGCCAAGGAGCTTAGGAAGCTCCATCGTGAAGGCATCAATAATGCCACTAACTCTGTCACTGTTGTTGCTGTGCTCTTTGCAACTGTTGCGTTTGCTGCTATCTTTACTGTACCTGGTGGAAACCTTAACAATGGTGTAGCAGTAGCTATCAACACCGTCTCTTTCAaggtcttcttcatcttcaacgcCATAGCTCTTTTTACCTCATTGGCTGTTGTGGTGGTTCAAATAACTCTTGTCAGGGGAGAAACAAAGTCTGAGAGGCGGGTTGTTGGGGtgatcaataaattgatgtgGTTGGCTTCTGTGTGCACTACTGTTGCTTTCATCGCCTCCTCGTATATCGTTGTTGGGCGGCGTTTCCAGTGGGCAGCAATTCTAGTTACATTGATTGGGGGAGTGATAATGGCTGGTGTATTGGGTACCATGACATATTTTGTTGTGAAATCTAAGCGCAGCCGGTCAATCAGGAAAAGGAGGAAGTCATCTAGGAGTGGTTCAAACTCATGGCATCCTAATTCAGAATTCTCTGATTCCGATATTAATCCAATTTATGCCATTTGA